In one window of Pseudoalteromonas xiamenensis DNA:
- the nhaR gene encoding transcriptional activator NhaR gives MITNINYNHLYYFWQVAQHGSIASASKVLYLTPQTISAQISALEDRLGKPLFVREGRGLKLTEFGKLTQQYADDMFAIAQEWLETTQSDAHNIVRSLKVGISDALPKSQVSNWLAPLIDNERITNLQCIDGQQAELLAQMATHKLDLVLADKPLDSSTPFKVFSHELGKSQLGFFATRSLFEQVKEHYPQSLQASPVILPAKNSPMTNAIYFWLNELNLEISVSGHVDDSALMHALGQQGFGIFPAPIALKTEIEQRYDVHYVGPIDNVYQHYYAFTPDRLIKDAIYSEFVRYAQQVGKVAE, from the coding sequence ATGATTACAAACATAAATTACAATCACCTGTACTACTTTTGGCAAGTCGCTCAACATGGCAGCATAGCGTCTGCAAGTAAAGTGCTGTACCTGACGCCTCAAACGATTAGTGCACAAATAAGTGCGCTGGAAGACCGTTTAGGAAAACCGTTGTTTGTACGAGAAGGCCGAGGACTGAAACTGACGGAGTTTGGTAAACTAACGCAACAATACGCTGACGACATGTTCGCTATCGCGCAAGAATGGCTGGAAACAACCCAAAGTGATGCCCACAATATAGTGCGTTCACTAAAAGTTGGCATTTCAGATGCCTTGCCGAAGTCCCAAGTATCAAATTGGCTCGCGCCACTTATTGATAATGAACGCATCACCAACTTGCAGTGCATTGACGGTCAACAAGCTGAACTGCTTGCCCAAATGGCCACGCATAAATTAGATCTCGTGTTGGCTGATAAGCCACTTGATAGCTCTACGCCATTCAAAGTGTTTTCCCATGAATTGGGAAAGAGTCAGCTTGGCTTTTTTGCGACAAGGAGCTTATTTGAACAGGTGAAGGAACATTATCCTCAATCACTTCAAGCAAGCCCCGTCATATTACCTGCAAAAAACAGCCCGATGACCAATGCAATCTATTTCTGGCTAAATGAACTGAATTTGGAAATATCCGTCTCAGGCCATGTAGATGATAGTGCACTTATGCACGCGTTAGGTCAGCAAGGTTTTGGCATTTTCCCAGCGCCGATTGCGCTAAAAACTGAAATTGAACAGCGCTATGATGTGCATTATGTTGGCCCCATCGACAACGTCTACCAACATTATTATGCTTTCACACCAGACAGACTTATCAAAGACGCGATTTATTCCGAGTTTGTTCGGTATGCTCAGCAAGTCGGCAAAGTGGCAGAGTAA
- a CDS encoding TetR/AcrR family transcriptional regulator codes for MNEQQTKNLSNEEQDSPREKLLRAAKRLFIKKGYSRVTTRAIAEEANVNMALIKYYFVDKAGLFETVFRDVAAPLLELIHLAQQKKPNQDVSPYILTQFIERYYKVMSQHPTLPKIIFMALHDTSSKEHAIVKKIFFDHLEVGVSTLNAAFSKLTPEEPIRTEWLLVTCIGMSVFPFVMPPVLRELLGVGNSQTELEALGKHQQAIFNTFLMRLTHQEAQ; via the coding sequence ATGAACGAACAGCAGACAAAAAACCTCAGTAATGAAGAGCAAGATTCGCCACGAGAGAAGCTTCTGAGGGCAGCTAAGAGATTATTCATTAAAAAAGGTTACAGTCGCGTAACGACTAGAGCGATTGCCGAAGAAGCCAACGTCAATATGGCGTTGATAAAGTATTATTTTGTCGACAAAGCAGGGCTTTTCGAAACGGTGTTTAGAGATGTTGCAGCTCCTCTACTTGAACTTATCCATCTTGCGCAGCAGAAAAAACCGAATCAAGACGTCTCCCCTTACATACTCACTCAGTTCATTGAGCGCTACTACAAAGTAATGAGCCAACATCCAACACTGCCTAAAATTATTTTCATGGCTTTGCACGATACATCTTCTAAAGAACATGCAATTGTTAAAAAAATCTTTTTCGATCATTTGGAAGTAGGCGTTAGTACATTAAATGCCGCTTTTTCAAAATTAACACCAGAAGAGCCTATACGCACGGAATGGCTACTCGTCACGTGCATTGGTATGTCTGTCTTTCCGTTTGTGATGCCCCCCGTTCTTAGAGAATTACTGGGCGTTGGAAACTCGCAAACTGAATTAGAGGCACTTGGCAAACACCAACAGGCTATTTTCAACACCTTTTTAATGCGTTTAACTCATCAGGAAGCACAATGA
- a CDS encoding arylesterase codes for MKRFFLYLTALMILSLPVSSALALTKIMIIGDSLSAGYGLKQAQSWVKLLQNKYDETDKPIELFNMSVSGQTTDNALLKIAKQLEVNAPTHVLIELGGNDGLRGFPVKRIKENLMELVSQSQTAGAKVAIMQVAIPPNLGPRYTEMFSNTFVDVAKKTGSFKMPFFMNQIADKPALMQNDNLHPNDEAQPLIRDIMEKQIDEWLTSNQ; via the coding sequence ATGAAACGATTTTTCCTCTATTTAACTGCCTTGATGATTCTTTCGCTGCCTGTTTCATCAGCGCTTGCACTCACCAAAATCATGATTATTGGAGACAGCTTAAGCGCGGGTTATGGCCTCAAACAAGCGCAAAGCTGGGTAAAATTGTTACAAAATAAATACGATGAAACAGACAAACCGATCGAATTGTTCAATATGAGTGTGAGTGGGCAAACAACCGACAACGCACTGCTAAAGATAGCAAAACAACTCGAAGTAAATGCCCCAACTCATGTCCTAATCGAGCTTGGAGGTAACGATGGGCTACGTGGTTTTCCCGTCAAGCGCATCAAAGAAAATCTAATGGAATTAGTATCACAAAGCCAAACGGCTGGCGCAAAGGTCGCCATCATGCAAGTCGCTATTCCTCCTAATTTAGGCCCTCGTTACACCGAAATGTTCAGCAACACATTTGTGGACGTTGCAAAGAAAACGGGTAGCTTTAAAATGCCATTTTTCATGAACCAAATCGCGGACAAGCCAGCGTTAATGCAAAATGATAATTTACATCCAAATGATGAAGCTCAGCCATTAATCCGCGACATAATGGAAAAACAAATCGATGAGTGGCTTACTTCCAATCAATAA
- a CDS encoding ABC transporter ATP-binding protein: MSNNEIIVHCKDLGKKFGDYWAVSGLDLTIRKGEIYGFLGPNGCGKSTTIRMLTGLLTPTTGKVEIMGKDVAQHGEALKSNLGYMTQKFSLYGTLTVLENLEFVAQIYGLANKDAKVRIQELLDEYQLEDKKDVLADSLSGGQKQRLALAAAVIHKPYLLFLDEPTSAVDPENRRAFWEQLFLLSAQGTTILVSTHYMDEAERCHRLAILEQGVKRADDSPSSLMENLKVHVCEISGEEVSVLKKPLFDIPNVISVSQIGPRLRVLVNKHEANPIDLLKNTVGEAFDVDFTRPNLEDVFVTSTGRGYAELA; this comes from the coding sequence ATGAGTAACAACGAAATCATTGTCCATTGCAAAGATTTAGGGAAAAAATTTGGGGACTATTGGGCAGTTTCAGGGCTTGATTTAACCATTCGCAAAGGCGAAATCTATGGTTTTCTCGGTCCAAACGGCTGTGGTAAGTCAACCACGATACGAATGCTAACAGGTCTACTCACACCGACCACTGGCAAAGTCGAAATCATGGGTAAAGATGTTGCTCAACACGGCGAAGCACTTAAATCGAACTTGGGGTACATGACGCAAAAATTTTCACTTTATGGCACGTTAACCGTTTTAGAAAATTTGGAATTTGTTGCGCAAATTTATGGCCTTGCTAATAAAGACGCCAAAGTGCGTATTCAAGAACTGCTTGATGAGTATCAATTAGAAGACAAAAAGGACGTCCTAGCAGACTCGCTAAGCGGCGGTCAAAAACAGCGTTTAGCGCTCGCGGCTGCTGTGATACACAAGCCTTACTTACTTTTTTTGGATGAACCCACATCAGCAGTTGACCCTGAAAACCGTCGCGCATTTTGGGAGCAGCTTTTCCTGTTAAGTGCGCAAGGCACTACCATTTTGGTTTCAACCCATTACATGGATGAGGCAGAACGCTGCCATCGTCTCGCCATTTTAGAGCAAGGGGTAAAGCGTGCGGACGATAGCCCATCGTCTTTGATGGAAAATCTGAAAGTGCATGTGTGCGAAATATCGGGCGAAGAAGTTTCGGTGCTTAAAAAGCCCTTGTTTGACATTCCGAATGTCATCTCAGTTTCGCAAATCGGCCCTCGCTTGCGTGTTCTTGTAAACAAACATGAAGCCAACCCTATCGATTTACTGAAAAATACAGTCGGCGAAGCGTTTGATGTCGATTTTACTCGTCCAAACTTAGAAGACGTCTTTGTGACCAGCACGGGGAGGGGTTATGCAGAGCTTGCATAG
- a CDS encoding 5-oxoprolinase subunit PxpA, which translates to MWLNCDLGESFGAWSMGLDNEVMPYIDAANIACGFHAGDPVVIAKTLSLAKLHDLKIGAHPSYPDKEGFGRRSMKLESNELIHCLHYQIAALEGMARTQGLQLDYVKPHGALYNDMMANTESLEVVMKAVSSYSCTLKLMLLATKEQDAHRALAKRYQLQLYFEAFADRLYTDEGMLVSRNKPLAVHSSEKVLEQVACLSKYGHVITENGQKLSMKADTLCVHGDNFEAITEIKRIRDVLSFR; encoded by the coding sequence ATGTGGTTAAATTGTGATTTAGGGGAAAGTTTTGGTGCGTGGTCAATGGGCCTCGATAATGAAGTGATGCCCTATATCGATGCAGCAAATATTGCCTGCGGCTTTCATGCCGGTGATCCCGTTGTTATAGCAAAAACCCTTTCACTTGCGAAACTGCATGATTTAAAAATTGGCGCTCACCCAAGTTACCCAGATAAAGAAGGCTTTGGACGAAGAAGCATGAAGCTTGAAAGCAATGAACTGATTCACTGCTTACATTACCAAATTGCCGCACTTGAAGGTATGGCACGTACACAAGGTTTACAACTTGACTACGTTAAACCCCATGGCGCACTTTATAACGACATGATGGCCAACACTGAGTCACTTGAAGTCGTTATGAAGGCGGTATCGAGCTATTCTTGTACACTCAAGTTAATGCTGCTTGCAACTAAAGAACAAGATGCACATCGCGCACTTGCAAAAAGATACCAACTCCAACTTTATTTTGAAGCATTTGCTGACCGACTGTATACCGATGAGGGGATGCTTGTTTCCAGAAACAAACCTCTTGCCGTTCATTCAAGTGAGAAAGTACTAGAGCAAGTAGCGTGTTTATCAAAATACGGCCACGTAATTACAGAAAATGGTCAGAAACTGTCAATGAAGGCAGACACGCTTTGCGTACATGGTGATAATTTCGAGGCAATTACTGAAATAAAAAGAATTCGTGACGTACTTAGTTTCCGATGA
- a CDS encoding HlyD family secretion protein, which translates to MNKVTLALAMVIGTLVSGCSVPESRIFGIIERPQIQVSSPSTLLINELLVKRGEQVTKGQILVHMDNEIQAQQVAAAQSQIKRLESALHLLQAGTREEQLQQAKARVSATQANWAEAKRQVVRQEQLIKDNLTSQNAVDSARANLDATLAAYNEAQEKLRELENGARFETVQQAEIAIEEANSQLAIAKKHLNDLTLISPTNGVIEDLPWQSGERPPAGAPIALIADTEHAFARLYLPESKLSQITLGSSLSLNTDGSATALQGKVTYISSSASFTPYFALSQEERARLMYVVEVELPENTALPTGTPVWMVMP; encoded by the coding sequence ATGAATAAAGTAACTCTAGCCCTTGCCATGGTTATTGGCACATTAGTGAGCGGCTGTTCGGTACCAGAAAGCCGTATTTTCGGCATTATTGAAAGACCTCAGATTCAAGTGAGTAGTCCTTCCACTTTGCTTATCAACGAACTCCTTGTAAAGCGAGGCGAACAAGTCACCAAAGGACAAATATTGGTCCACATGGACAATGAAATTCAGGCACAACAAGTTGCCGCCGCTCAAAGTCAAATCAAACGGCTCGAATCCGCGTTGCACCTTCTACAAGCCGGTACGCGCGAAGAACAACTTCAACAAGCTAAGGCTCGTGTGAGTGCAACGCAGGCCAATTGGGCTGAAGCAAAACGACAAGTTGTTCGCCAAGAGCAACTCATTAAAGATAATTTGACCTCTCAAAACGCCGTAGACAGCGCACGTGCAAATCTAGACGCAACATTGGCCGCCTACAACGAAGCGCAAGAAAAACTCAGGGAGCTTGAAAACGGCGCTCGCTTTGAAACCGTACAACAAGCCGAAATTGCGATTGAAGAAGCAAACTCTCAACTCGCCATCGCCAAGAAACACTTGAATGATTTGACGCTCATTTCACCAACAAACGGGGTAATTGAAGACTTACCTTGGCAATCGGGTGAACGTCCACCAGCCGGTGCACCAATTGCGCTAATCGCTGATACTGAACACGCCTTTGCTCGTTTGTATTTACCAGAAAGTAAGTTAAGCCAAATAACGCTTGGCAGTAGCTTGTCCCTTAATACCGATGGCAGCGCCACTGCACTCCAAGGTAAAGTGACTTACATCAGCAGTAGCGCAAGTTTCACACCGTATTTCGCGTTATCGCAAGAAGAGCGAGCTCGATTGATGTACGTTGTTGAAGTTGAACTGCCCGAGAATACGGCTCTACCGACAGGTACACCAGTTTGGATGGTTATGCCATGA
- a CDS encoding putative porin produces the protein MRFKYTLPAIALLASTTIQAQQSLPQKSWFTSFQITDVEHISKNAYGLSSQYYFSPQDSSGTLDDWGYIDTDSNVSFDYAHFGSSNPVSVGGEYFADKFIVLGILSHRNGDNTGTAGFGYLFNDNLKTLVIYNEDTEDTYLKAQYQHDLNSTDYLGFTASTDVEFDNMGISARYFALVNNGDHVAVNILYSDNEYNDYWSGGAKYYFGQQYSLGLGAIDSEVWVEADYFFSDEYYVTFNYLDNTYQLALTAQF, from the coding sequence ATGCGTTTTAAATACACTCTGCCAGCTATTGCATTACTTGCAAGCACGACTATCCAAGCCCAACAAAGCTTACCGCAAAAATCGTGGTTCACATCGTTTCAAATTACCGATGTTGAACACATCAGTAAAAACGCTTACGGGTTAAGTAGTCAGTATTACTTCTCACCTCAAGATAGTTCAGGTACGTTAGATGATTGGGGCTATATTGATACGGACAGTAACGTATCTTTTGACTATGCTCATTTTGGCAGCTCTAACCCTGTGTCCGTTGGTGGTGAATATTTTGCAGATAAGTTTATTGTGTTAGGTATCCTATCTCATCGTAATGGTGACAATACTGGAACGGCTGGTTTTGGCTATCTATTTAATGATAATTTAAAAACGCTTGTCATTTATAATGAAGATACTGAGGACACATATCTTAAAGCACAATATCAACATGATTTAAATAGCACGGATTATCTAGGCTTTACCGCAAGTACAGATGTTGAATTTGACAATATGGGTATATCAGCACGTTATTTTGCTTTAGTGAATAATGGTGATCATGTGGCGGTAAACATCTTGTATTCCGATAATGAATATAATGATTATTGGTCAGGTGGCGCGAAATATTATTTTGGCCAGCAGTACTCGTTGGGATTAGGTGCGATTGATTCTGAAGTGTGGGTCGAAGCTGATTACTTCTTCAGCGATGAGTATTATGTCACATTCAATTACTTGGACAACACTTATCAACTGGCGCTTACCGCTCAGTTTTAA
- a CDS encoding ABC transporter ATP-binding protein, producing the protein MSVLSQLNIIQVKGLNKTVSTFEGDLTILSDINFSVKSGESVAIVGASGSGKSTLLSLLAGLDTASSGDVFLDGEALKTLDEEARARIRAQKVGFVFQSFMLVQSLTALENVMLPAELAGEINAKQQATELLEQVGLSHRLSHYPSQLSGGEQQRVAIARAFVGMPKILFADEPSANLDSKNGHLIENLLFELNKAQGTTLILVTHDEHLAQQCDRIIHIDGGKLIDNRVTEGVANVV; encoded by the coding sequence ATGTCAGTGCTTTCTCAGTTAAACATTATTCAGGTTAAAGGACTTAACAAAACGGTAAGTACCTTTGAAGGAGACCTGACTATCCTTAGCGATATCAATTTTAGTGTCAAGTCAGGTGAGTCAGTTGCCATAGTTGGTGCATCTGGTTCGGGGAAGTCCACGCTGCTTAGCTTACTTGCGGGCTTAGATACTGCCAGTAGCGGAGATGTATTTCTTGATGGTGAGGCGTTAAAGACGTTAGACGAAGAAGCGCGTGCTCGGATCCGTGCGCAAAAAGTGGGCTTTGTTTTTCAGTCATTCATGTTGGTTCAAAGTCTAACGGCACTTGAAAATGTGATGCTACCGGCTGAACTGGCTGGTGAAATAAATGCCAAGCAACAAGCGACAGAGTTACTTGAACAAGTAGGATTATCACATCGTTTAAGTCATTACCCTTCTCAGCTTTCTGGTGGTGAACAACAACGGGTGGCTATTGCCCGAGCATTTGTTGGCATGCCAAAAATTTTGTTTGCGGATGAACCGTCGGCAAACTTAGACAGCAAAAACGGTCATCTTATTGAAAACTTGCTATTTGAATTAAATAAAGCGCAAGGCACAACATTGATTTTAGTGACTCATGATGAACATTTGGCTCAGCAATGTGACCGTATTATTCATATCGATGGTGGAAAGCTAATTGATAATCGCGTGACAGAGGGCGTTGCCAATGTGGTTTAA
- a CDS encoding porin codes for MKKTLVSLSIALACGASFSATADLRINGFASVYAGQATNDKQKVYGYDDDATFSNESKFAVQISADLTEGLTATSQVIARGSDDYNAEFEWAYITYHIDDSSQVNAGKMRIPFYKYSDYLDVGYAYRWVRPPQSVYGLSFSTYEGASYLRTDTLGDWDSSLQLLYGNLSEDIIAYTYADPAEMKSIWGINWTMSRDWFSARAAYLVADVSIDELNSAPLSQLIAGLNNYGLSNEASKLQTNEDSGYFLGVGFSIDYNDILVDAEYTELEVDDSVLAPQEQFFVSVGYRIGSVTIHSTYEENQDKHKASRFDTVPLTINHPQLGTIPVTTDPTNPNAPTLRALTNAALNGVHVDTSTWSVGMRYDFHPSAAFKLDYSSLDNNVTNTRTGVVTAGVDVVF; via the coding sequence ATGAAAAAAACGCTAGTTTCTTTAAGTATCGCCTTAGCTTGCGGTGCCTCATTCTCCGCAACGGCTGATTTAAGAATTAACGGTTTTGCGTCGGTTTACGCCGGTCAAGCGACGAACGATAAACAAAAAGTTTATGGCTATGACGACGATGCAACATTTTCAAATGAATCGAAATTTGCTGTACAAATCTCAGCTGATTTGACGGAAGGTCTAACGGCGACTTCTCAAGTGATTGCGCGTGGAAGTGATGACTATAACGCGGAATTTGAATGGGCGTATATTACTTATCACATTGATGATTCATCTCAAGTAAACGCGGGTAAAATGCGTATTCCTTTCTATAAATACTCAGATTACTTAGATGTAGGTTATGCTTACCGTTGGGTTCGCCCACCACAATCGGTATATGGTTTAAGCTTTTCGACGTATGAAGGTGCAAGCTACTTAAGAACAGACACACTCGGTGATTGGGATTCAAGTCTTCAATTGCTTTATGGAAATCTGTCTGAAGATATTATTGCATACACGTACGCTGATCCGGCAGAGATGAAATCAATTTGGGGTATCAATTGGACTATGAGCCGTGATTGGTTTAGCGCACGAGCTGCGTATTTAGTCGCTGATGTGTCTATAGATGAATTGAACTCAGCACCGCTGAGCCAATTGATTGCTGGTTTAAACAATTATGGTTTGAGCAATGAAGCGTCAAAATTACAAACCAATGAAGACAGCGGTTACTTCCTCGGCGTCGGTTTCAGCATTGATTACAATGATATTCTTGTTGATGCAGAATATACCGAACTTGAAGTAGATGACAGTGTTCTTGCACCACAAGAGCAATTTTTTGTGTCTGTCGGATACCGAATTGGTAGCGTAACAATCCACTCGACATACGAAGAAAACCAGGATAAACATAAAGCTTCACGCTTTGATACCGTTCCTTTGACAATTAATCACCCACAGCTTGGTACTATCCCTGTCACTACGGATCCTACTAATCCAAATGCGCCAACGCTACGTGCGCTAACCAATGCTGCGTTGAATGGTGTGCATGTTGATACATCAACTTGGTCCGTTGGTATGCGTTATGACTTCCATCCTTCTGCTGCGTTCAAGTTAGATTACTCGTCGCTAGATAATAATGTAACGAATACACGCACCGGTGTTGTTACAGCTGGCGTTGACGTCGTTTTCTAA
- a CDS encoding ABC transporter permease, with product MQSLHRLYAIVSKEFKQLARDRITFAMIVMIPLVQLMLFGYAINTDVRHVHAGIVDLSQTFQSRQLIQTAANTQVVDFKRYYSSAEAAEQAIVKGQVSTVLFIPADFVRRQLERDYQLTGMRPGNSTVQQSVAQWLIDGSDPVLSGAVSGLSKLPISIKRLPRPALPDPEFALLNYFNPEKRASVNIVPGLIAVILTMTMILFTASALVREREQGNMEFLITTPIRPTELMLGKILPYIIVGFIQMGIILLLGHWLFNVPLYFDVGSLLLVTLLFITASLTLGLLISTKAQSQLQAMQMTVFVLLPSILLSGFMFPFAAMPTAAQYIAEILPATHYVRSIRAVVLRGAHFSDLSFDLVCLVAFSIVGFILATLKFKKRLD from the coding sequence ATGCAGAGCTTGCATAGATTATACGCCATTGTCAGTAAGGAGTTTAAACAACTTGCTCGCGACCGTATTACGTTCGCAATGATAGTCATGATCCCGCTGGTTCAGTTAATGCTGTTCGGCTACGCCATTAATACGGATGTACGCCACGTTCACGCAGGAATAGTAGACTTAAGCCAAACGTTTCAATCACGCCAGCTCATCCAAACGGCTGCAAATACTCAAGTAGTCGATTTTAAACGCTACTATTCTTCGGCTGAAGCCGCGGAACAAGCGATCGTGAAAGGCCAAGTAAGTACCGTGTTGTTTATCCCGGCTGACTTTGTCCGTCGTCAATTGGAAAGAGATTACCAACTTACGGGGATGCGTCCTGGAAACAGCACCGTTCAGCAAAGTGTCGCTCAATGGTTAATTGATGGCTCAGATCCCGTGTTAAGTGGTGCGGTATCTGGACTTTCCAAGTTACCTATAAGCATCAAACGATTGCCTCGCCCCGCATTGCCGGACCCAGAGTTTGCCCTTTTAAACTACTTCAATCCAGAAAAGCGTGCTTCGGTAAACATTGTACCTGGTTTGATTGCCGTCATCTTAACCATGACCATGATTTTATTTACGGCTTCCGCTTTAGTGCGCGAACGTGAACAAGGCAATATGGAATTCCTAATTACGACCCCAATCCGTCCAACGGAGTTGATGCTTGGAAAAATACTGCCCTACATTATTGTTGGCTTTATTCAAATGGGGATCATTTTATTGCTTGGACATTGGCTCTTTAATGTACCGCTTTATTTCGATGTTGGAAGTTTGCTACTCGTCACGTTGCTGTTCATTACCGCGAGTTTGACGCTTGGATTACTGATTTCAACAAAAGCGCAAAGCCAACTACAAGCCATGCAAATGACGGTGTTTGTGTTATTACCCTCAATATTGCTTTCTGGGTTTATGTTTCCATTTGCCGCAATGCCGACAGCCGCACAATACATTGCTGAAATTTTACCTGCGACGCATTATGTCCGCTCGATCCGGGCTGTCGTCTTGAGAGGCGCACATTTTAGCGATTTGAGTTTTGACCTGGTTTGTTTGGTGGCGTTCAGCATCGTTGGATTTATTCTAGCAACGCTTAAATTTAAGAAACGATTAGACTAA
- a CDS encoding phosphate ABC transporter substrate-binding protein, which translates to MKLLYGLLFASMTAAADVSVIVHPSNANAVDASTIEKIYTGKVKTFADGSKATPVRLSEGNPVSEEFNTKALNKSASQLKAYWSKLIFTGKGTPPKEIDSDAEMLKLVATNPDHIGFVASGSVTGDVKVVFSF; encoded by the coding sequence ATGAAACTACTTTACGGACTTCTATTTGCCTCAATGACTGCCGCGGCTGATGTGAGTGTTATTGTACATCCAAGCAACGCAAACGCTGTTGATGCCTCAACAATCGAAAAAATCTATACCGGAAAAGTGAAAACGTTTGCAGACGGTAGCAAAGCTACGCCTGTTCGTTTGTCTGAAGGTAACCCTGTTTCAGAAGAGTTTAATACAAAAGCCTTAAACAAATCGGCAAGCCAACTTAAAGCGTATTGGTCTAAGCTTATTTTTACGGGTAAAGGAACGCCACCAAAAGAAATTGATAGCGACGCCGAAATGCTAAAACTGGTTGCTACAAATCCTGACCATATAGGGTTTGTTGCATCGGGTTCAGTGACGGGTGATGTCAAAGTGGTTTTCAGCTTCTAA